In Hemicordylus capensis ecotype Gifberg chromosome 13, rHemCap1.1.pri, whole genome shotgun sequence, a single window of DNA contains:
- the LOC128336806 gene encoding olfactory receptor 2G3-like, with amino-acid sequence MSMGSRNITIFTEFILLGFSGHPRLEIFLFVVLSMVYFMTLFGNISILALTCLDSHLHTPMYFFLSNLAFLNICYTSAVVPKMLINFLAPKKTISYHLCVVQVYITLFLAAAECLLLMVMAFDRYVAICNPLHYSTVMNKNVCLVLAVMAWFSSFMLSVVPSFTMKHSLCSFVIDHLFCEAPVLLLLACPNDDISVNEVMMVAGSTFTLLLPSVLILLSYVRIMVAVLRMPSMDRKRKAFSTCSAHITVVTVYYGSGLFMYMRPKSSYSAEKDKLISLFYSVINPMLNPIIYSLRNKDVKEAFMRVLGRTKES; translated from the coding sequence ATGAGCATGGGAAGTAGGAATATCACTATTTTTACAGAGTTCATCCTCCTTGGGTTTTCTGGACACCCTCGACTGGAGATCTTCCTCTTTGTGGTGTTGTCTATGGTCTACTTCATGACACTCTTTGGAAACATCTCCATATTGGCATTGACTTGTTTGGATTCTCACCTCCACACCCCCATGTACTTTTTCCTCAGCAACCTGGCCTTCTTGAACATCTGCTACACATCTGCCGTGGTCCCCAAGATGCTCATCAACTTCTTGGCTCCAAAGAAGACCATCTCATATCACCTatgtgttgtacaagtgtacatcaCACTTTTCTTGGCGGCAGCCGAGTGTCTTCTTCTCATGGTGATGGCCTTCGACAGGTATGTTGCCATATGCAACCCCCTGCATTATTCCACGGTGATGAACAAGAATGTATGCCTTGTGCTTGCTGTCATGGCATGGTTTAGCAGCTTCATGCTTTCGGTGGTCCCATCCTTTACAATGAAGCACTCTCTGTGCAGCTTTGTCATTGACCACTTGTTCTGCGAGGCTCCGGTCCTGCTCCTATTGGCCTGTCCCAACGATGACATCTCAGTCAACGAGGTCATGATGGTTGCAGGGAGCACGTTCACCCTCCTCCTGCCGTCTGTCCTGATCCTGCTGTCCTACGTCCGCATCATGGTAGCCGTTTTGAGAATGCCCTCCATGGACAGGAAACGGAAAGCCTTCTCCACTTGCTCCGCTCACATCACGGTGGTGACCGTCTATTACGGGAGTGGCTTGTTCATGTATATGAGGCCCAAATCCAGCTATTCGGCTGAGAAGGATAAGCTGATCTCTCTCTTCTACTCTGTGATCAATCCCATGTTGAACCCCATTATATACAGTCTGAGGAACAAGGATGTGAAGGAGGCCTTCATGAGAGTCTTGGGGA
- the LOC128336586 gene encoding olfactory receptor 10A7-like — protein MTKGNLTIITEFILLGFSLSPALEVSLFVLFLAVYVITLVGNIAVITLTSLDVHLQTPMYFFLCNLAVLNICCTSAVVPKMLANFLATRKSISPALCVAQMYISLFLGAAECIFLAVMAIDRYVAICHPLRYAVLMNKRVCVGMAAGSWIMTFLGSVVPLSALQLPLCGFNVIDHYFCEVPAMLQLVCADTSVSESAMFMGGIATEIFPFILILLSYIRIMVAILRITSAKGRQKAFSTCSAHLMVVTIFYTTAMLMYMRSKEQRTAEQDKVISVFYTIINPMINPIIYSLRNAEIKRALTKLVGRTKMAQG, from the coding sequence ATGACCAAGGGGAACTTAACCATCATTACAGAATTTATTCTTCTGGGGTTTTCTCTATCCCCAGCGCTGGAAGTCTCCCTCTTTGTGTTATTCCTCGCCGTCTACGTTATCACTCTGGTTGGAAATATTGCCGTGATCACGCTGACCAGCCTGGATGTCCACCTTCAAACGcccatgtatttcttcctctGCAACCTGGCCGTCTTGAATATCTGCTGCACTTCGGCCGTAGTGCCCAAGATGCTGGCTAACTTCTTGGCAACGAGGAAGTCCATCTCCCCGGCCCTTTGCGTCGCTCAGATGTACATCAGCCTGTTCCTAGGGGCGGCGGAGTGCATCTTCTTAGCCGTGATGGCCATTGACCGCTATGTCGCCATCTGCCACCCGCTGCGTTACGCCGTGCTCATGAACAAGCGAGTGTGTGTTGGCATGGCCGCCGGGTCATGGATCATGACCTTTCTCGGCTCAGTGGTGCCTCTCTCCGCCTTGCAGCTCCCTCTCTGCGGCTTCAACGTCATCGACCACTACTTCTGCGAAGTCCCGGCCATGCTCCAGCTAGTGTGCGCCGACACTTCCGTAAGCGAGAGCGCCATGTTCATGGGGGGCATTGCGACTGAAATATTCCCCTTTATCCTAATCCTGCTCTCCTATATACGCATCATGGTGGCCATCTTGCGCATCACCtctgccaagggcaggcagaaAGCCTTTTCCACCTGCTCGGCGCACCTGATGGTGGTGACGATTTTCTACACCACGGCCATGCTCATGTACATGCGGTCCAAGGAGCAGCGCACTGCAGAGCAGGACAAGGTGATCTCGGTCTTCTATACCATCATAAACCCCATGATCAACCCAATCATATATAGCTTACGCAATGCAGAGATCAAGAGGGCTCTGACAAAACTCGTCGGGCggaccaaaatggcccaggggTAA